The following proteins are encoded in a genomic region of Nicotiana sylvestris chromosome 4, ASM39365v2, whole genome shotgun sequence:
- the LOC138890276 gene encoding uncharacterized protein has product MPGAHSTQLVAAAQDYVVSVMPEDEQHRLERFGRLQPPIFNDAEGEDAHVQGSSPPSASASHSGARGSLHSPSPAPGSCYECGEMGHMRRQCPRRLASSSQQRDQSSTSVPVTSSSPTQPTRGGGQSARGCPRGGGRSGDGQALFYALQGRPDVIASDAVITGSESVLQD; this is encoded by the exons ATGCCGGGGGCACATTCAACCCAGctagttgcagctgctcaggactatgtagtttctgttatgccggaggatgagcagcatagattggagaggtttggtagactgcaaCCTCCTATCTTCAATgatgcagagggcgaggatgcccatg ttcagggctcttctccgccgagtgcatctgctagtcactctggtgcgagaGGTTCCCTTCattccccttctccagcacctgggagttgttatgagtgtggagagatgggtcatatgcggaggcagtgccctcgtcgtcttgcgagttcatctcagcagagggatcAATCATCGacttcagtgccagttacttcatcaTCACCTACCCaaccaactaggggtggaggtcagtcagctaggggttgccctagagggggaggtcgatcaggtgacGGTCAGGCCCTTTTCTATGCACTTCAAggtagaccagatgttattgcttcagatgctgttatcacag ggagcgagagtgttctccaagattga